The sequence ACGCGGCGTTGGTTCAGATCGCCAGGGGTGATGAAGCGCTCATAGGGAACAGTGTCCAGACCGAAGGCTTCTTGATACTCCGGGCTGTTGACCATGGCATCGACTACGCCATAGAAGCCCTGTCGTGCTGCCACGTCGAAATAGCTGTCGATTTCCCAGCGTCCGAAGGTGGGCCGGCCGAGGATTCGGCGGTGCATCACTTCGACGGCCTTACAGATGTAAAGACCACTCCAATAGCGGCGGCGGAATGCATCGCTGCGTGCGACCTCCCGCACAAAATCTTTGAGGCCGATATCACCGTTCTCGAGCCGGTTTTCGGCTGTCTCCACCCGTTCACCGGCGTAACCGGCGTTGCCCAGGATCTGGACGTAGACAGCCTTGATGACGGACTGGGTGCTGGATTCGGTGAACCTCACGCTGGGACGCCCTTGGATGCCACGGCGCGGAGTGGAATTTCCACCCGTTGCGATCTGAGTCAGGCGACGGGTCTTCGGGCCCACCCGCCTTGGAGTGGCGCTTCTGAATTGCGGGCTATTCATCTGCCCTGGTTGCTTCATGCCGTTACCGACAAGAAGGCGACGGGTGTCGTAGCTCAGCGGAGCAGGACGCGTCGCAACCTTGGCCGTACCTGAGGGGAAGATTGCCCCATAGCTGAGGCCCAACGGATCGTTTCCGCCGCCGTAGGGATGCTGGTCGGCGAAGGGCTGCCGGTAGCTGGCGTAGAGGGTGATGTATTGCGGTGCACCCTCAAACGGTGCACTGAAGCGGAAGAGCTTTCTGTTGGATCCCCAGCCAGCGCTCTCTTGGGCTTCTTCGCCGAGGTCACGCAGATAGGGAACGGTCTCTTCACCAAAGACCTGGGCGTACTCCATCGAGTTGACCAGGGAGTCCACGAGGCCATGGAGACCTTGCTCGCTGACGATGCTGAAGTAGCGGTTGAACTCTTCGCGTGAGCTAAGGCCTCGGCCGAGGAAATGACGGAAGGCCAGCTCAACAGCACGGCTGTTGGAGAAGGGGCCAAAGAACTGGGTGCGGTACTCCTTGCTTTTGCCAAGCGCGCGGATGTACTCGCGCATGCTGATGTCGCCCTTGGCGACCTGGGAGGTTTCGACGGAGCAGGGATCTTGGCTGTAGGCCTTCGCGATGTCGCGCTCGAAGACCTGCCGGTAGGCGGCCCGGATGACCTCGGCTTTTTGAGCGCCACTCATGGCCGGCTTCATGTTGAAGCGCTGAACATTGCCCTGAGCCGCCAGCGCGTAGATGGCTGGTAGCTGGAGGCCCTGACTTTCGGGGCTGCCCAGGCGCTGACGGGCCGAGGGGGTTGGGACGGCCAGCTCCTCGAGCAGCACGTTGAAGCAGCCGATCAGGAGCTGGCGGGCTTCCGGAAGATCCTTGAGCAGATCTGCTGCACCGGCGCGCATCTCTTGAAGAGCGACGTTGGTGGCCGCTAGGGAGCAGCCCTTTTCAAGGACATCCCTCAGCCCACGCGTGTTGACCCTCAGGATGCTGGGGTCGCCAGCGACGACGGCATAGCCCACGTAGCGGAGGAACCAGGCCATGTCGCGGATGGATTTCCGCATCCGCTCGGTGCCGTAGATGGCCACCGAGATTGGATTGAAGCCGGTCGGCAGGATCACCCGAACGTCGGCATCACTCCCGCCACCGTCCAGCAGTCGAGTGAGGAAATTACCGCGCTTGGAGGTATCACTGGTGCCCGTGAAGGTCTGAACCGAGCGCTGGAAGGCCGCTTGGTCGGCTGCCAGGGGAGTTTCCGAACCCGCTGCGACTGGGGTCAGTGGTGCATCGAGATAGGAGAGCGGGGTGCCACCGGCAAAGATCCGGTTGGCGGCTCGGGCCACGATGGCTTCGGCGTTGGCCGAAACCCGACGGGCTGCCTCAACGCGGAGTTGACCGCTCTGGAAGAAGTTCGTCAGGTTGCTGAGCTCGCCTCCATCTGGGAAGCGGTCCTGCTGCTCCGCCTGACGGACGCTGGAAAGCGGCAGGGTGTCGTAGCGCTGAGGAGCAACCCTGCTGCTGCCGCTGCTGGCGGTCACAGTCATGGACGAAAGCGAACCTGGCCTGGGCACGTTACGGCTGCCCCTCTGGCGTCCTGGCAGGCCATGAACAAATGTTTGCAGCCCGTTGTGGGTTTCCTCCGGCTGGGACGGCAGGACATGAAATGCTCGGCCTCTGCGGATCCCCCCTTCAGACCCGCTGCCAGCCCATGACCCAGGCCCCTGCCGATGCCGCCACCCCGGTGGTGAGTGACTTTTACGACCGTTTCCCCTATCCAGGCGATCCGCTGCAAGACGGCCCACCGCCTGGATACAACTGGCGCTGGTGTGTGGACGCTGCTTACTCCGCAAGTACCGGTGCCCTGCCGCCGCTGCGCCCTGAGGGCGAGCCTCTGCGGATCCTCGATGCCGGTTGTGGGACGGGGGTCAGCACCGATTACCTCGCCCACCTCAATCCAGGGGCTCAGATCCTGGCCGTTGATATCTCGCCGGGCACCTTGGAGGTGGCCCGGGAGCGCTGCCGGCGCTCGGGGGCTTTTGAGCAAGCCCAGGTCCGCATTGAAAACCGGAGCTTGCTGGACTTGGCTGGAGAGGGTCCGTTCGACTACATCAACTCCGTTGGGGTGTTGCACCACCTGCGGCAACCGGAGGCGGGCTTACGGGCCCTGTCCCAGCTGCTCAAACCCGGCGCTTTGCTGCACCTGTTCCTCTATGCAGATGGCGGTCGTTGGGAAATCCATCGCACCCAGCGGGCCTTGAGCGCAATGGGTGTGGGGACGGGGGAAGAAGGGTTGCGTCTTGGTCGTCAGTTGTTCAGCGAGCTTCCTGAGCACAACAGGCTTCGTCGCAATCATGAGCAGCGCTGGGCCATCGACTGCGCTGCCGACGCGAACTTCGCGGACATGTATCTCCACCCACAGGAGACCAGCTACAACCTGGAGCGCTTGATGGCCTTTGTGGCCTCAGCTGATTTGCAATTTGCTGGTTTCTCCAATCCAGGGGTCTGGAACCCCGCTCGCCTCCTGCAAGGAGAGTTGTTGGAGAGGGCTCAGAGCCTTCCCCCGGAGGCGCAATGGCGCTTGGTTGAAGATCTGGATCCCGACATCAGTCACTTTGAGTTCTTTCTCAGCAAGGGGCCAGTACGGGAACAGCGCTGGGACGAGGACAGCAGCCTTCTCTCCGCCATTGGCTGCCGGAATCGCTGCCTCTGGGGGTGGCCTGGCCGCGCCCTACTGGATTCCGACATGGCACCCCTGGACGTGAGTGCCGAGGGGTTCACCCTGTTACAAGTGCTCGAGCAGTCTCCTCCGGACACAGCCATCGGTCAGCTCCCATTGGACTGGTCGACTGCTCAGATCGCTTCTGTGGCAAGGGAACTGCAGAGGCAACGGGTTCTGCTGCTTCGTCCAGTCCAGGGCGGAGCAGCGTGATAGATTCCGCGCGCCTTTTCAGAGCAAAGGCGCCTTTGTTGGCTCTTTCACCGCCTCAACCCGATTCGGACTCTCCTCGAGAGGTTTCGATGAACCTGGGGCACACGGTGGACCAGTCGATGGAGGTCACCTCTCTGGAAACGGAGTTGAACCAGGCTGATGGCGCTCTTGATGACCCAATGGTCGTCGGAGCGGATTCTTCCCTGGACGACTTCGACCGACTTCAGCGTCGCTTGATACTGGCCACAGTTTTGGTTGCTGCTTCTGCAGTGCCCATCACGGCTCTGATCTTCGACCTTCACACTGCCATCAGCGTGCTGATTGGCGGCCTCGGTGGAGCTCTCTACATGCGGCTTCTTGCCCGCAGCGTCGGAAAGCTTGCTCAAGGTTCAAAGAAGGTTGGAAAGCTTCAGCTGCTTGTCCCCGTGGTGCTTGTGATGGCAGCGATTCGTCTGCCTGAGCTCGAGATCCTGCCAATTTTTCTTGGCTTTCTCCTCTACAAGCCCGTCGTGATTTTTCAGGCTCTCTCAGATCTTTGAGCGCCTACCTTTTTCAACGTCGCCAAAGCGACACCGAACGCTGACCCAATGGGTTCCTTGCCACTCGTTCTTCCTTTAGCCGAATTGGAGGTGGGCCAACACCTCTACTGGCAGCTTGGGAATCTCAAGATTCACGGACAGGTGTTCCTGAGCTCCTGGGTTGTGATCGGAGCCCTGCTGGCCTTCATCTTTGTGGGCACCCGCAAGATGGAGCGCGATCCACGCGGTGTCCAAAACCTCATCGAATTCCTCTGGGATTACATCCGTAACCTCGCCAGAGAGCAGATCGGTGAAAAGGCTTATCGGGATTGGTTGCCCTTCGTTGGCACCCTCTTTTTGTTCATCTTCGTGAGCAACTGGGGTGGAGCCCTGGTCCCTTGGAAGTTGGTCCATCTCCCGAACGGTGAGCTTGGTGCTCCGACCGCTGACATCAACACCACTGTTGCTCTGGCTCTGTTGGTGTCACTGGCCTACTTCTATGCAGGCCTGAGTCGGAAGGGTTTCCGGTACTTCGAGTACTACGTGGAGCCCACTCCGATCATGCTTCCTTTCAAGATCATCGAGGACTTCACCAAACCTCTGTCCCTGTCCTTCCGTTTGTTCGGAAACATCCTTGCGGACGAGTTGGTTGTCGCAGTTCTTGCGTTCTTGGTCCCCATCCTGGTGCCCCTGCCGGCCATGTTCCTTGGCCTTTTCACCAGTGCAATCCAGGCTTTGATCTTCGCGACCCTCGCCGGCAACTACATCGGCGAGGCTGTCCACGAAGAACATCACTGATCTCTGATCAGTCTTCAGGTCAGTTCGGGGTCACCCGATCTGCCAAACTCTCTGCGCGCAGGTCCGGCTCGATCCGGGCCCATCTTCGGTCTCACCAGATGTCCCAGGCGCAGGGATAACGTCCCGGTCCCAATCCGCGCTCTCCCAGCGCCCTACATCCTTAGTTCCACCATGGATTCCATCACCTCTGCAGCGTCCGTGATCGCCGCTGGTCTGGCTGTCGGCCTCGGCGCCATTGGCCCTGGTATCGGTCAGGGCACCGCTGCCGGCTCCGCTGTTGAAGGCATCGCTCGCCAGCCCGAGGCTGACGGCAAGATCCGCGGCACCCTGCTGCTGTCCCTGGCCTTCATGGAAGCTCTCACCATCTACGGCCTTGTGGTCGCTCTGGTGCTGCTGTTCGCCAACCCCTTCGCTGGCTGATCGCGTCTGAGGTGAATTGGACCGGACAGCCGTCCGGTCCATCCAACCTTCGCCTCAGACCCCTGTCTTGCGTCCGCTCTCTTCCGCCCGCGCCATCGCCTCATGACCAGCTGGCTTTTGCTAGGTGCAACGGAGGGAGGTCTCTTTGACCTCGATGCCACCCTGCCCTTGATGGCAGTACAGGTGGTTCTCCTCACCTTCATCCTCAACTCCCTGTTCTTCCGTCCCGTCGGTCGTGTCGTCGAAGAACGCGAGGGTTACGTCATCACCAGCCGGGCCGAGGCCAAGCAGAAGCTTGCCCAGGTCGAGCGACTGGAAGCAGATCTTCGTGATCAGCTGAAGGAGGCCCGAGTGGCCAGCCAGAAGCTGATTCAAGAAGCGGAGCAAGATTCCGACAAGCTCTACCGGGATGCACTCGCTGCTGCGACTGCTGATGCGAATGCTTCCCGTGAGCAGGCTCGCCGTGAGATTGATGCTCAACGCGAGTCAGCTCTGAGTCAGCTCAAGTCTGACGCCGACAAGCTCGGCGATCTGATCGTCGATCGTCTGCTGGCTGCAAAATGACTCTTCCAAGCCTTTTCGCCTCCCACGGCAGCTTTGGTCTCAACTTCGACCTGTTCGAGACCAACATCATCAACCTCGCGATTGTCATTTTCGCGCTCTACAAGTTTCTGCCTAATTTCCTTGGCGGCATTCTTGAGCGCCGACGCGCGATCATCCTTGCTGATCTGAAGGACGCTGAAGAGCGCCTCAGTTCTGCGACTGCAGCTTTGTCCCAAGCCCAACAGGATCTGGCCGCTGCCCAGCAGAAGGCCGATCAGATTCGTGTTGACGGCAAGGCTCGCGCCGAAGCCATCCGCCTTGACTCTGAGAAGCGCACCATCGATGAGATGGCGCGTCTTAAGCAGGGCGCTGCTGCGGATCTCGATGCTGAGGCTTCCCGTGTCAGCAATCAGCTCCGCCGTGAGGCAGCCCGACTGGCCATCGAGAAGGCTCTAGCCACCCTGCCGGGCAAGCTCAACGCTGATGGTCAGGCAAAGCTGGTGAATCAGTCCATCAAAACGTTGGGGAACGCCTGATGCCGCTGCTCAACACCGTCACGACCCCCTACGCCGAGGCTTTCCTTCAGGTGGTCGAAAGTCGGAATGAAGCCGACGAGGTCATCGAACAAGCCAAGGCTGTTCTTGCCCTTTGGAACGACTCGCCTGACCTCCGGGAAGCCATGGGTTCTCCTGTTTTGGAGGTGGCCGCCAAGAAGGCAGCCATTGAGAAGCTCTTTGCTGATCAACTCAAGCCCTCTTTCCTCAATCTGCTGAAGCTGCTGGCCGACCGCCAGCGCATCGGCATGCTCGACGCTGTGCTGGATCGCACGCTCGAGCTCTACCGCGAGCAGCGCAACATCGCTCTCGCTTCTGTCACCTCTGCCTCTGCTCTCAATGAGGAGCAACAGGCTGAGCTCAGCAAGAAGGTTCAGGCCGTGGCCGGTACCGACAAGCTGGAGATCAATCTGAGTGTCGACCCCAATTTGATCGGCGGTTTCGTCGTCAAAGTCGGCTCCAAGGTGATCGACGCCAGCCTCGCGGGTCAGGTGCGTCGCCTCGGACTGGCGCTGGCCAAGGTGAGCTAGCTCCGCACCCGAACCCCTTTCTCACCCCTCGTCCTCAACCCCAACGCCTCCCATGGTTTCCATCCGCCCCGACGAGATCAGCGCGATCCTCAAGCAACAGATCGCTGATTACGACAAGTCGGTTTCCGTCAGCAACGTCGGCACCGTGCTGCAGGTCGGCGACGGCATCGCCCGCGTCTATGGCCTTGAGCAGGTCATGGCCGGTGAGCTGATCCAGTTCGAAGACGGCACCGAAGGCATCGCTCTCAACCTCGAAGACGACAACGTCGGCGCGGTGTTGATGGGTGAGGGTCGCGGCATTCAAGAGGGCAGCACCGTCAAGGCCACCGGCAAGATCGCCTCGGTGCCAGTTGGCGACGCCCTGCTCGGCCGTGTGGTGAACCCCCTGGGCCAGGCCATCGATGGCAAGGGTGACATCCCGACCAGCGAGACGCGCCTGATCGAATCGATGGCGCCTGGCATTATTCAGCGC is a genomic window of Synechococcus sp. A10-1-5-1 containing:
- a CDS encoding phycobilisome rod-core linker polypeptide → MTVTASSGSSRVAPQRYDTLPLSSVRQAEQQDRFPDGGELSNLTNFFQSGQLRVEAARRVSANAEAIVARAANRIFAGGTPLSYLDAPLTPVAAGSETPLAADQAAFQRSVQTFTGTSDTSKRGNFLTRLLDGGGSDADVRVILPTGFNPISVAIYGTERMRKSIRDMAWFLRYVGYAVVAGDPSILRVNTRGLRDVLEKGCSLAATNVALQEMRAGAADLLKDLPEARQLLIGCFNVLLEELAVPTPSARQRLGSPESQGLQLPAIYALAAQGNVQRFNMKPAMSGAQKAEVIRAAYRQVFERDIAKAYSQDPCSVETSQVAKGDISMREYIRALGKSKEYRTQFFGPFSNSRAVELAFRHFLGRGLSSREEFNRYFSIVSEQGLHGLVDSLVNSMEYAQVFGEETVPYLRDLGEEAQESAGWGSNRKLFRFSAPFEGAPQYITLYASYRQPFADQHPYGGGNDPLGLSYGAIFPSGTAKVATRPAPLSYDTRRLLVGNGMKQPGQMNSPQFRSATPRRVGPKTRRLTQIATGGNSTPRRGIQGRPSVRFTESSTQSVIKAVYVQILGNAGYAGERVETAENRLENGDIGLKDFVREVARSDAFRRRYWSGLYICKAVEVMHRRILGRPTFGRWEIDSYFDVAARQGFYGVVDAMVNSPEYQEAFGLDTVPYERFITPGDLNQRRVPTFNTDFDAIAQPDLSLGQRPNARVKDSLRTTADITARNLVNRQQTVRGSWSAEVSTNAPDTRWAGLMRTQGTRTPFSVSTPTGAGTPGQVTWKPPASTGSEAPISRMANALRTSDASGYLKRGGIAAATKLSKNSTESELTAAINATYKQLLNRIPLESERLVTAESQLRNRDIDLNGFIESVAMAEAFQNRLSRMAPLRAASAAGLALLGRATTPEETTAFLETRATSGQPAAIKALLAGRDSSIPRVSGLETANGTTQATIQRTAALYRGNAGMNPPTSDKI
- a CDS encoding class I SAM-dependent methyltransferase: MTQAPADAATPVVSDFYDRFPYPGDPLQDGPPPGYNWRWCVDAAYSASTGALPPLRPEGEPLRILDAGCGTGVSTDYLAHLNPGAQILAVDISPGTLEVARERCRRSGAFEQAQVRIENRSLLDLAGEGPFDYINSVGVLHHLRQPEAGLRALSQLLKPGALLHLFLYADGGRWEIHRTQRALSAMGVGTGEEGLRLGRQLFSELPEHNRLRRNHEQRWAIDCAADANFADMYLHPQETSYNLERLMAFVASADLQFAGFSNPGVWNPARLLQGELLERAQSLPPEAQWRLVEDLDPDISHFEFFLSKGPVREQRWDEDSSLLSAIGCRNRCLWGWPGRALLDSDMAPLDVSAEGFTLLQVLEQSPPDTAIGQLPLDWSTAQIASVARELQRQRVLLLRPVQGGAA
- a CDS encoding ATP synthase, coding for MEVTSLETELNQADGALDDPMVVGADSSLDDFDRLQRRLILATVLVAASAVPITALIFDLHTAISVLIGGLGGALYMRLLARSVGKLAQGSKKVGKLQLLVPVVLVMAAIRLPELEILPIFLGFLLYKPVVIFQALSDL
- the atpB gene encoding F0F1 ATP synthase subunit A, coding for MGSLPLVLPLAELEVGQHLYWQLGNLKIHGQVFLSSWVVIGALLAFIFVGTRKMERDPRGVQNLIEFLWDYIRNLAREQIGEKAYRDWLPFVGTLFLFIFVSNWGGALVPWKLVHLPNGELGAPTADINTTVALALLVSLAYFYAGLSRKGFRYFEYYVEPTPIMLPFKIIEDFTKPLSLSFRLFGNILADELVVAVLAFLVPILVPLPAMFLGLFTSAIQALIFATLAGNYIGEAVHEEHH
- the atpE gene encoding ATP synthase F0 subunit C; this translates as MDSITSAASVIAAGLAVGLGAIGPGIGQGTAAGSAVEGIARQPEADGKIRGTLLLSLAFMEALTIYGLVVALVLLFANPFAG
- a CDS encoding F0F1 ATP synthase subunit B', whose translation is MTSWLLLGATEGGLFDLDATLPLMAVQVVLLTFILNSLFFRPVGRVVEEREGYVITSRAEAKQKLAQVERLEADLRDQLKEARVASQKLIQEAEQDSDKLYRDALAAATADANASREQARREIDAQRESALSQLKSDADKLGDLIVDRLLAAK
- a CDS encoding F0F1 ATP synthase subunit B, which translates into the protein MTLPSLFASHGSFGLNFDLFETNIINLAIVIFALYKFLPNFLGGILERRRAIILADLKDAEERLSSATAALSQAQQDLAAAQQKADQIRVDGKARAEAIRLDSEKRTIDEMARLKQGAAADLDAEASRVSNQLRREAARLAIEKALATLPGKLNADGQAKLVNQSIKTLGNA
- the atpH gene encoding ATP synthase F1 subunit delta → MPLLNTVTTPYAEAFLQVVESRNEADEVIEQAKAVLALWNDSPDLREAMGSPVLEVAAKKAAIEKLFADQLKPSFLNLLKLLADRQRIGMLDAVLDRTLELYREQRNIALASVTSASALNEEQQAELSKKVQAVAGTDKLEINLSVDPNLIGGFVVKVGSKVIDASLAGQVRRLGLALAKVS